aTTAAAGAGAAAGTGCGAGGAAAAAAGAAagtaaataatgataatgaataGAGAAGATGAATTgcatagatgaaattaaaagagaaaatacttcttttattttcatatgttctttTTAAATAGGATTTACGAGTTTTAATGTCAAACTTTGATtatgatttctcatcgatctaCATGGCAAAACATATTTATGTAGAATTTTGAtagatttgtctcaatataaattttctaaatattaactttttaaaattcttaaaaactcacaattcaAATTATTTGACATTTAAGTTTATATTGGGATctgttcaaaaaataaatagaaaaaaaaaacaaaatacagggtgtaaaatatataaatgagattaaaaaaaatgatagatcaattgtccaaaaatagaaataagcaaattaaataagacaaattaatgTAAATTGAGTGAGACAgagaaagtatatatttaaaGTCACGAaataatatagaagtataaattttttttgtctaattACCTAATCCACTTTGATGAAAAGTTCCATTACAATCAACATGTGCCTTAAATAATTAAGGATATACTTGTGTAGTAGTACACATCAAATTGGCATCACTCCAATTAGTATTTAGTATTTGTATTATGTCACCGACTCACCGCTTTCATCTCATAATTATTTtatcttaaatattaaaatagtataaatagggttaaaataaatgaaactgTGTAaacaagaattaagaaaataatattatttaaatgaCATTATCTCAAGTAAAAGAAACATACCAAAATATGCGAACGTTGTAGCATTTTGATTGAAGCTGAAAGAATCAATCGCTgtgatttgtaaattatcataaaaagacaaaataaatattaataaaataaataaaataaaaaagatatattaaaatcataaaacccCCAACTTATTACATTGTTCCACATCAGGGTGATTTACTAATATCACGATTACCGTTACTTAGATTATATCTATGAAAGACTACCAAAAAGAACATGTAATGTAAGAAAAGTACAAAGATTTCAGTGAATTTTGTAAGTTTGAAACACTATCAGAAGAGAATTTACTCAAAATACAAAGAGCACAACAATGGGTACAAGTTCATCACATGTTAACAAGTACACTAATAGGAATCAtctaaaaaaaattcccaaCTCCCCCACCATTTACTCGCTACAAAATACATCATCGAATTCTTCGTTTTCCTCCCCAGATTATCATTCTATCGGGCCAAGTAATCTCGAACTTGACAAATTTCTCGcttttatttgtcaattagCGTCTTTTCCTTTACGATTTCACCGTTGAGTGCATATGAGATGGCTATTAGCTATAGCGGTCAGAATAATGGGCGACTACAAATACAACATTTGTACAACAGATTCTGTAATCTGTACTTCAAAGAAAAACACATTTATAAGCTTTCGTTAGTGCTTGACATATAACTTTGATCACCGATACATTTGATGACCAAAACCGATGAGCTTGAAGAGTTGGATTGTCATTTTGGAGGTACCGAAATCAAGATCCCACAACATTGGTAGCTGCTTTAGTGAAATTTCCTTTCACATTTCCTGTAGCTGGTCCGGCAGAGGTTTTATTCGTTCCTGTCTCAGCTCCAGTATGAGATTTCTTTATCTGCCAAAATTGAGGAAGAgaatggtgcaaaacaaaccgttaCACAATATAAAACATTAGAAACCAATTACAGTAcacataaaaagtaaaatatcaGGTAACGCGTATCtacaaagaagaaaaaagatCGGGTACCAGAGCTAGGCGCTCTTTGTGTATGTCATTAGCAACCtgtaaaaacaaaaatgaatcACCATTATGAACTCAACATGAAACCGACATGAAACGAACATAAATTGACATGAATCATCCCGAGCGCTACAACAATACCAAGATTGGATTACCCTAATGCCAGTAAGAGGGCTCCTTAGTCTGGATTTAGAGAGTAGATGTACACTACCTTACTCCAGTAATAGAAAAGAAGTTGTTTTGAACTGACCCTTAAATTGATCTCAACATGTATTTTTATACGAGGGTGGGTGTTTGTGTGTGTTGAGGGGGACACCATCGAACATTATTGCAAAGTGTTGATTTCGTGTTGGGCTTTTCAAGTCTGGTGTTGGGCTTCAAACATGGGAGTAATCTTAATTTCAATGAAAAAGGTGTGATTCGTCTGGGATGGGATAACTTGGCATTTTCAAGGTCAAATTTTCCTATACAATAAGTTCTATATCTCATTCAAAATCTGATACTCACTGGTTTCTTATAGGTCCTGATTTCATCTCCACTAAATCCAGGAAGCGTCATGTTCCAAGTTCTATCTGCGTTCACATAAACAACTATTCAAATTAGCAGAAGAACAAACATATTTTGATGATTAATTGACATGCTAGAATATGAAATTTAAACATTGCCTATCATTGACCTATATGCAGCAGTATGTCCTTTGCTTCCAGTGTACTCGACTTCCTATGTTTGGCCAATGAACAGCCAAATGTCGTTATCTGCTCAATAAAAACACACAAGAGTTAGTTTCTTAATGGGatgtaatataattttaatgagGCAATGGTGAACATGTTTCATACTTGTATGTGGtttggaaaaaattttaaggtATTATAACAGCATCTAATAATGGCTACATAAGAACATTCACAAACTCTGTGATGAGGTGCATTCAAAATTAAGTTATCACTCGTCACGAAAGTAGAAGTTCAAACTCACCGAGTCGATAAATTCTTCAGCAATATCAACtaaaacatcttcaacttcagGATCAAGTTTCTCAGATGGATCAATCTGATGATATAGCAAACGTAAATTCCAATTCTTAAGGGGGTGGAGGGAATATTACAGGAAGCAAGGAGCCAAAGATTGAAGGCAGAAAAAAGAATCCACCTGATTCACGATTTCCTGGATGTTTCTCTTGCTTAGGATCGTGCTACAAGCTTCAGATATCTCAGTAGCATTTGAATTTTCAGTGGGGCGGCCAGAGGGGGCGATGCTTGCTTGCCCAATTGCTGGGGAAGGAGGTTTCTGATTCGTTGATCCCTGAACCCTGATGAGTTGTTGGTTAGCTAAAGGTTGTGGAACTCTAGCTGACGAGAGCTGCTGTCCATGATTGTCTTGGGATTGATTTGATGCTGGAATCTGTTGCGGCTGTTGGGAAGAAGGCAATAATTGATGTGGCAGTGAAGCTTCTTGCAACAGCTGAGGTGATTGCTGAGGGATATGAGATCTCTGCTGTAACGATTGAGGATTCACTTGGGTTCTGATAGATTGGGATGGCAAAGGAGGGCGCCCATGTTGAGCAGATAACCACGGCTGGTGTGGAGACTGCTGGTTTTGTGATGTACTGGGTGTTGATGTACTCGAGGCAGAAACAGAGGAAGCTCTCAACATGCCATGTCCTTGAAAATTCTGCAAAGTTAGGTCAAACAAGTGAACTTACAATGTCTAGGAAAAGGAAAATCTTTTGAGGATCTCAAACCAAAATCAGTTCTAACAGTGAAGGATACATCCAAGAATagaaaaataatcaacaaaggCTAAATGGGAGGCTAGTTGAGAAGCGAAGTGAGGTGAGTTTAACAGccaaaaagaatttaaaaaaaaaaaaaaaactattagcATGAAAATCACCCTTTAGTAGGAATGAGTGAGGCATTCGAAGATGAAAGTTGAAACTATTCAGTGCAAGATTTCATGATATAGGTAAATCAAAGACACTTCTTATTTGAGCAGTTCCATCAATCAAATCctagaattattataaaaatccAACCCACCCTTAACATTCAGCAATTTCTTCCCTTGATAATGCTGCTCTTCGCAATAAATTTCTTCCAAGTTGCAAACAACAGTAAACATAGATTCACAGTCAACAAGAATCGATTGAAGGTGTTAAAAGAAAAGTGGTTTAACAAATTGGAATATTCAGTAGTTCTATGTAATCCTATAGTTCAGGAAAAGCCTTATATCAAGCCCTAACTAGCCACTCGATATAATTTTCTGCCattaattgttattaaattattacaatGTCGTGCTAAGAACTAAAagacataaatcaaaaatttgaCATAATAAAAACGCAAGATGTTTAAGTATGAATGGAGCCAGAGTGCCAAAAGCTTgaaaaaaattcttcaatttTCTACATTATATAAAGCCTGAAAAAAATTCTTCGAACAATTTCTCATTGCATTCACCTGCAGACTACATTATATAGTGCTTTTACTTGGTTTCgtgtgatttgtttttgatttttttggatATTACGCCCTTTGTAAGATAATGTTATGTTAATACGTAAGTATGAAAAAAAGAGGGAAAGAGTGATTATTTGATGGCATTTGAGtaaacggatatttcatgatataccactgagtttcttcgaaattcaccatataccacacaaaatgttttaattcaccatataccattgagttttcgttcGTTAgaacagaataccattaatggcaaCTGTCGTTAGTGtgtcgtttgtggtaaattattaattcaccatataccattaattttattttttttgcgtcaaataccattttttgcgTCAAATCTGATGATAGCTGATATCCGTATGTATCAAGAAACGACACACTAAAATTGCATTGGTAACAATAGCTATGCTATAGAAAAAGGCAGAGATATCCGAAACTACTATATGAATGTTTCTAACTCATCATAACTCATCAAGGCACACGCAAGTATACATGTTTGTGACATCGCGTGGCTAAAATAGGCTACGTTTACAAGCAAATTCAAAAGAAGACATCACTTCAAGCAGGAAAACCCTAGATAAGTTGGTAGTTTACAAGCAATAAAGATGATTAGAAAAATTTAGTCTCTATGCCCAGCATATGAAACGCAAGTTTTAAGGTGTGCAACCATGGATGAGTTCGTCTACAGATCATGCCTATCCCTCACCAAATTTGAAAAACTAGTTCAGCCCACAAGTCATCAGAGAACATGCAGCATGCCTCTTTAGCCGCAAACTTAAAAGAGTCGTGACAAGCAGCTTTAAAGTTTACAATCTTATTATTGATTAAGTTATctttattaagaatttaagatgaaGCATATTGAGAAACGCTGCAACCATGGGCACATTAAGGATTACGGAACATGTGGTCCTTTGTAAAAATGGGCAGCAGATGTCATGTTTTATCAAGATATGAACCAAGATTAAAGCTCATTCAAGTCAATTGCTCGTAAAGCACTCATTTATCCTACAGAGATGCCCTATTATACTAAAAGCCTTATTAAAAAGATAGTAGAAGAAaggaaaacaacaaagaaatcaACCAAAATGGATCACGTTCAACCCCATCACAGACTCGTATTCCAAAAATTCAGCAACTAGGTTTTCAACTATTGTCAGATTTGAcgcaaaaaatggtatttgacgcaaaaaaaataaaattaatggtatatgatgaattaataatttaccacaaacggcacactaacagcagttgccattaatggtattctgtgctaacggacgaaaaaTCAAtagtatatggtgaattaaaacattttgtgtggtatatggtgaatttcgaagaaactcagtggtatatcatgaaatatcagTTGAGTAAATAGTGGGATCTCATTAAAGCATAAATAGGGAAAAAAGGTTACTAAATTGGAAAATGGAACACTTGCTTTTAACATGCCAATAGCGGAAAGCggacatttgattagaataagagggagtatgtTTTTAAAGATATTTCCCTATTTTCTGGCCCTTAACAAATACTAAGGATGATGCCTGCTAAACCCTGGACACATAGAACATTTGAGACTAAATTGAGgaagaaaagaaacaaaaaattgCCTATTGTAGCCCGAATACATGGGCAAGGTGACCAGAACCACTCCGGTAAATTTCTTCATAGTTTTGGATCACTCATAAACACAAataagaaactgaccaagtgcAATAGAACATGATTACTCAAGCGATAATCCTCCACAGCTATAACAGTTGCACGCATAATGTTTTTGGTCCTAGATCACTTAAAAACACAAGAAAACATAAAGTTTACAATCCCTAAAGTTTCATAGAAATCTAACTTTCAATATACACCCCTTTCGGCCACATCCCTAAAATTCTAGAGTATTATAAGCTCCTTGAGATATGACTCGCTAAATGCCACTTGTCCATAGTCTagaattttcttataatattttacaaaTATATTTTCTTGCACAGCTCTAGTTACCTATTGAGAAATGAGTCCTAAGAATCCTTCAAATTCATTAACGGCATACAAGAAAAATTTACATAGTTCAAAATGGCTTTTACTCACTCCAGAGTGTTTCAAAATTTTAGTGCTCTAGTGTTACAATGTACTAGAGTTCAATAACAACGAGTCCCAATGGCACATTTCTCAAGGAAAATCTCAACAATCCCAAATATTACTGAAACAAGATGATGTCACGAAGTTCCTTAGATCCTAAAGAACCCCATACAAAATATATTGTGGCCGTAGGATTTTGTTTGCCCCTCCAACTCGCTTAGTATTATGTTTGTGTAAAGGATGTGTCAAAACGGGTCATTGCCGATGTCTCATATAAACCTCCGCTATGGGAATTGTCTATTCATATGGGTATCTTTGTGGGATGATCACAAGCAATGCTCCAAGGGTTAAGAATAAGTCTTAAATCGTGAACGAACACTTCAACTAAGATAAGCAATAAACCTAGTTGCAACAATAACCAATCATCATATTACCTAAAAAATTCTCCacacataaaaattaaatcttCAACATAATTCAAGAAAACCTATAACCATTTTTAAGGAAGGAGTTCCTAAAAAATTTCCTGATAAAACATCTTCTGGAAATGATAGAAAACTTGTACAATTATATGAATCCTCCTATAAGGACCTAAAAGAGCACTAAACACACTTCCTTTGATTTTAAAACAAATGATTTACTAAGCCCTCATAGTCATATTGCAAAAATCACATattgataaaagaaaattaaaaccaTCAGATCATTATCAGAGAAGTAATCATTTTTTCCCTTCCCTAAATCACCATCAACATCCTACACATATATCTGCTCATAATGTTACAATGTAACTAGACATTAACCTGGGAAGCAGAAGGCAAACTATTGGATGCAGGCTGAGGTCTAATGCCTGATGCTGCTTGGACTGGTCTTTGCTGAAGAAGAGCAGAAGGTGGAACCCCACCGGGACGTAATTGAGAGCCTATCATCCCCATACTCGGCATTCCATGAATAGATGGACGTGCCTACAAAGCATTTCCACAAAACATTCAATGCCAAAAAGGTGATAAATCAATACAGAATGATCAAGAACCGTTAGTTTTaatggtgacttgagtgcaccaaaTAAAGTCAACCGTTAGTTTTaatggtgacttgagtgcaccaaaTAAAGTCTATGCATTATGTGAGCATAGAGATGGAATCCCATGGGCGGATTAATGTGTGTTAAGTGTGTGCATTAAGTATGCACATTAAGAGGAAAGTTTATGGTGGTGTTTAAAAGTGTGTTAATGCATTAAGTTATGAGTGTATTAATAGGTGTCTTAAACATGGATATTAAGTTGGCATGATGAATGATAGTTAATGAAAAGACTAAATGGTGAAGATTCTTGTACGAGGCATCCAAGTAATGAAGCATTGCCTTGATCAAGCATTGGATTCCGTTTTTGACTCTTAAAGTTCCTTAAAGTTGCTTGTTGTGCATTAATCCTTAGCCTTAATTATGTAATACTCATTAATGTACaaacctctataaatagaggtctcATATGCCATTGTAACCTATCCACAAAAACACCCCAAGtttaaacacatagcctatatctctttctctattctccatttgagagttctttgaactcctttgtgataatataagtgagatactacacaccgaaggacgtagccttaattggtgaacctcgttaaatctttgtgtcattttattacATTGTTTTCTCTTACAAACATTCATTTCATTGAAAGTGTAATTTGTTCGTCACAAGACTTCATACACTCAATCTTGGTGAtgttggagtttgaaacacgtGGTTTGAACTCTAATATAGAGTCGTTTTCAAGAACCAatcttttttagaaaaattatgatcaCTCTTAAGCTCAAAACCTGAAtgacaaaatcaacatcaatcCATCTAAATTAAACCAGTACataagaattcaaaattaatcttAACCCCAAAAGGCTTGAAATTGGACAAGTTCCTCATAAACCCATCAAAATGAAATCATTAATTCACAGAATCACACAACGAAAAATGACGAAACAGCAAGAAGAGACTAACCGGAGAGGGAGACGAAGCAGGTGGACCAACAAAGTGAGCACCAAAAGAGGAAGAAAACGAAGAAGGTTGAGAAGAAACGGAAGAAGCTGGGACACCAATAGCAATGCCAACTCTTTGTGGAGGAGGAACACCTGGAGATGAAGTAGAAGTAGGAGTAGAagttgaggaagaagaagatgaagaatgaaattgAGAAGGGAAATGAGAGAATTGAGAAGTGGGTTGAGACCAAGGTCTATTAAATGGAGGCCTAGTACTAATGTTGTTGTTAGCAGGTGGCTGTTGAGGGAAATTTGTGGGGATCGGATTAGGATTAGGATTAGGATTAGGATTAggattagggttagggttagggGTTGGAATTggggaagaagatgatgaaatgGTATGAGGTGTTTGGAATGGTTGTGATTGTGGAGTTTGAGAGGAAGAAGAGGGTGGCTCTAATGGCTGTGGCTGTGCTTGTGGCTGTGGCTGTGGCTGTGGCTGTGCTTGTGGCTGTGGCTGTGGCTGTGGTTGTGGCTGTGGCTGTGGTTGTGGAGTTTCAGTAACAATTGGAGGAGTCTCCATTGAAGGTTGTGAAGAGGTTGTAGGAGTGGGAATTGGTGGAGAATCCATTGAAGGTAGAGAAAGAGACAAGAAAGGGTTTGTGTATTAATTTGGGGATTTGGGTTTGAAGATAAACTCACTGTGTTTTGAGCATTCAAGTATGGAAGAAGTATAAATTGGGAGTCAAAGTCACTTTTGGTAACACTAAGACCACTCTTACATGAAAACTTGCCATGTTTCTGATAGtaaataatataactttttaatttttttgttataataatatgaattttaaataaaaaataataatcggCTATATTTTGCTTTAGAattttttgttataataatacgaattttttaattaacaatgaagGGTCAAGTATCTTTTGCTTTAGAATCTAATAAAATAGGTGacaatttatactaaaaaaactaaattaaataaaaaaacaaaactctCATTTCCTTCACCTCTACTagcaatttaaaattataagtgaccACTTtgagattataagtaatcatttaaaactattaaaaataatcaatttaaatttgtaAATCTTTAAGATTACAATTGGtcattttaaaatcataaatgattAAAAAGGTAATAAGTGATCATTTAAGACTATAAGTGTGCATTAGGTCAACCTAGAGATGATCTCCAATAATTCCGTCTCATGTGAGAATTTGTGACTTGGGAGTTTAATCTCAATCATTTTTAAGGTTAGTAATCAGAATGTCACTTTATTCATTCTTCCAATAGAATTTACAGGGAGCAAAAGAAAGAATTTCACAGTTTACAACCCATGCCTTGCATGGATAAATCAAAGGAAGAGCAAATGAACAAATGTAGTCTCCACAGTCAATTACATAGGattgatgattttaacatatatttGCACAAATCACATTACTTTACATACAAGACCCTCTATTCGATCAAACATCTAAAGACGAACAGCGAACTGTAGTGAACTCTACCAGGCACCAGCAACATGTCAACCACTACAACATGGTCCTCTCTGCGTAGACACGTCTCTTCCAGCAGCGTTTCCTTGAGTACCTCCATATCCAACTTTAATCCCGTAAGACTGCATACAGAAGAACAATTTTAGTAGGTAACTCTAACTGTTAATCGTATGAGtaacacaaattaaaattaagtagtatttaaatctaaaaaacaatattttctaCAAGGATGCTGACAATGGTGTACTCGATACTTTCTCTAGCAGCTTGTTCGAAGATTCCATTCATTTACCTGTAAGCTAATAGAACTAACCTAAAAAAGAAATGGAGGTAGTACTGGGGAAATGTTGTACCAATCACGGAGATAAAAGCAAGAGAAAACTGATGTTAGCTTTCATATGGTTGGTGTCTACTTATAATGCACTGTTGTAATTCTCTGACTTTAGATTCACAATGGATTATAGTAAAATGAGACATTAAAACATTTCAAGTTTTATATAAGTGAACTTGTAGATAATATTTGCAAGCAAGAGTCAATTTGCAACCCTCTTTGTTATTACACAAGGATATAGTTGCGTACATTCGATCCTCCAAACTCC
The sequence above is drawn from the Amaranthus tricolor cultivar Red isolate AtriRed21 chromosome 5, ASM2621246v1, whole genome shotgun sequence genome and encodes:
- the LOC130812920 gene encoding transcription initiation factor TFIID subunit 12 — its product is MDSPPIPTPTTSSQPSMETPPIVTETPQPQPQPQPQPQPQPQAQPQPQPQPQAQPQPLEPPSSSSQTPQSQPFQTPHTISSSSSPIPTPNPNPNPNPNPNPNPNPIPTNFPQQPPANNNISTRPPFNRPWSQPTSQFSHFPSQFHSSSSSSSTSTPTSTSSPGVPPPQRVGIAIGVPASSVSSQPSSFSSSFGAHFVGPPASSPSPARPSIHGMPSMGMIGSQLRPGGVPPSALLQQRPVQAASGIRPQPASNSLPSASQNFQGHGMLRASSVSASSTSTPSTSQNQQSPHQPWLSAQHGRPPLPSQSIRTQVNPQSLQQRSHIPQQSPQLLQEASLPHQLLPSSQQPQQIPASNQSQDNHGQQLSSARVPQPLANQQLIRVQGSTNQKPPSPAIGQASIAPSGRPTENSNATEISEACSTILSKRNIQEIVNQIDPSEKLDPEVEDVLVDIAEEFIDSITTFGCSLAKHRKSSTLEAKDILLHIDRTWNMTLPGFSGDEIRTYKKPVANDIHKERLALIKKSHTGAETGTNKTSAGPATGNVKGNFTKAATNVVGS